The DNA window GATTAAAACTTGCCGACAAATTGCCAGGTGGCGCGATTTTCACGCCCTCAACCAAAGCCGCCGCCGGTGCGCATGATGAAAATATTTCCGTCGCCAAGGTGGAAAAACTGCTAGGCCGGGAATTAACCGCCAAAGTCAGCGCCAAAGCCATCCAACTCTATTCCGAAGCCGCCGATTATGCCTTGCAACGCGGCATCATCATCGCCGACACCAAATTCGAATTCGGTCTGGATGAAAAAGGCGAGCTCTACCTGATCGACGAAGTCCTTACCCCCGACTCATCACGCTTCTGGCCTGCGGATCAATATCACCCCGACCAAAACCCGCCAAGCTTCGACAAACAATTCGTGCGCGATTGGCTGGAAACGCAGGATTGGAATAAACAAGCCCCGGCGCCGGCATTGCCGGACGATGTGTTACGGCAAACGGTGGAGAAGTATCTGGAAGCGTTGAGGTTGTTGATGGAGTAGTTGTATTGCTTAAGCATGAGCTTGCTATGCGATACTTAACTATAATCTGATAAATGAGGAGTAATAGGTGCAACAATTAACAATTCTTTGTAATCCTGTATTTTACATTTTGATTGTAAATATTATTGGTTTAATCTGGGCTGTTCGTTCTTGGAAGAAGAATATTCGCGAGAAATGGATGAATAGCCTTCGAGATGCTGAGGCAGAACTTATCGGAGCTGCCGAATTGGTTTATGGATTACCAGCTAATAATAATGAAGAACTGCCTAAAGCTAAGGCAGACTTTATTGCTAAAGAGCAAAAGCTATTACTTTTATTCGCTCATAACACAACAGAAAAAAGGTCATTTAAAACTGAATCAGAAGCTCTTCGAATCGCAGCCGAAGAGAAAAACATCGAGAAATATAGAAGTCAACTTGATACGTTTTCAAAAGCTATTAGCGAAAGAGTTTTACAAGAATGGAATGATATCAAGTAAGTAGAAAATAACTTGGATAAGCCAGAACGCCATCCGAGATAAAATTT is part of the Gammaproteobacteria bacterium genome and encodes:
- a CDS encoding phosphoribosylaminoimidazolesuccinocarboxamide synthase — its product is MTETALFETSIKSLPFLHRGKVRDIYAVGDDKLLIVQTDRLSAFDVILPTAVPGKGKILTALSQFWFDKLAHILPNHLTGIAPESVVTDSERDQVAGRAFVIRRLKPLPIEAIVRGYVVGSGWKDYQQTAAICGIPLPAGLKLADKLPGGAIFTPSTKAAAGAHDENISVAKVEKLLGRELTAKVSAKAIQLYSEAADYALQRGIIIADTKFEFGLDEKGELYLIDEVLTPDSSRFWPADQYHPDQNPPSFDKQFVRDWLETQDWNKQAPAPALPDDVLRQTVEKYLEALRLLME